The Asterias rubens chromosome 1, eAstRub1.3, whole genome shotgun sequence genome segment gggagccgtttgctttccattgctcgttaccatagTGTTCAGTGCATTTAAAATACAAGGGACATACGTACACCACTTGCTCTATACATACAAATACTAATTAATTTTATCGCCACAGTTATTGTAACATTACTGATGCTCGGACATAATTTATACAACAAAACTGACCTAtatacaaccatggaggaaatttaTTCCTCCGTGATACAACACTACAGTACTGTACACGTGAGTGGGGTTTAGTATCCTCCCCCttcaagaaaataaacaaatggttCGATAAGCCTTCATTAAATAGCACCCCTCAAAAAAACCCcgcaacaaacaccccaacaaacaaacaaacaaacaaacaaacaaacaaacaaacaaacaaacacccaaatGCATTGTTCTCCCATAACATATGCCAGCTCAAAGCACCTGATCGGAACTAGTCAGTGATGGATATCTTCCATGACGGACGGGCCAGTGAATTgaaaagctaactggtcctgctggccaggcAGTCACATGCAAAAAGTTAAATGCCGTTAAGTGCAGTGTTATGTCTTTTACTCTGCTTGTCCCCGCCCcacttgaccccccccccccaatggaaacGGCTGGTTACGCCCATGATCGTTTTTAAGTTTCTGATTGCAAAATGAGTCAATACCATCTCTTGGACCTGCATGCATGTTTTACTGAATTGAACAAACTGTGCTTTTATTCTGTTCCAGGGCTGTAGGAAGGTTGGATTTCTTGTTTCGATGTAGTCGGTCGATCACCTGTAATAAAAGAAACGAACAAGACTTTGATTTCCCCAcatattttaaagcaaaaattcataaaaaagcACAAGAAAACAAGCGTCCAAAGCCAtgtagaaataataataaatagtaatttATATTTCTCTCCAGGACCAGTCTGTTCGAGGGTGAAGACTTTCAGGGGTCAGGGTTACAGAACTTATGTACAAGAGGGGAAGAGTGTGTACAATCTTTTTGAACACCCTCTACCACATATCTGCCATGTTGTATTAGGGCTACAATCCCCGCCAAAATGCATGGGCCACCCATTTCCAACGTTACATAAAACCACTCCATGTCCTCTTCCCATGACAAGAAAACTCCCTCCCCGCTCAACGTTGACTGGAACGCAGAAGACCGTGCAATCCCTACCagcattgaaagggggcagggggcccaacgagatattcctcagttggtaaagcgccggcacgataatccggaggtcgttggttcgaatcccactctagtcaattctttgctcaacccccAAATCATGTTATGTTTTACATACCGCAAGGCACTCCATGAAGTCCAGGTCACTGGATCCATCAGCGTCTATTTGTTTGACGATATCTCTAACCTGCTGCTTGGTGAACAGTAAACTGCTACTCTCCAAGATTCGGTCCAGCTCATCTGCATCGATTGTCTATttatagaaaataattatttaaaagggAAAAATGATTATAATGGGATTTGGACCAACAACTCAATgacaatatatttgttttgaaaatgagaaTTCCCTGAAGACTATAAGAACATTTACCAATTTACCGCAAGTTTCTCAGTCGTTTACCGGAAATTCCTCACTCATTATTACATCGAGTCATGTTTCTCACTATTTTACTTCAAGTTCATCATCACTTTTTTACCCCAAGTTCCTAACTCGCTTACCTCAACTCGCCACACAGTCACTTCAAATTCCTCTTTATAATTAAAAGTGCACTTTGTGCTTTGGACAATCAAGTTTACCGTCGGAAATAATTACAGTGCATCTTATGTTTTAACTTACCCCATCTTTATTGGAGTCagcttgtacaaacttcttctcaGCGACAAGCAGGACAGACAGCTTCAGGTCGGGATAGGTCTGGGCGATCTCCTATGGATTTCATACACACCAAGGAATAGTCAGTTAAAATCTGTATTAAACATGGCCAATGTGGCATAGGGTATCCCCCAATAGTCCACTAcctcaaaggcactggatatgTTTGGTCACTTGTCAAAGTCCAATATtctattatcacttggtgtatggtGTATTCCCAAGTGTAAGGCCGACAGGGTTAAGGTTTTGGATGCCGGCTGCGCAAATGTTTTCTGACGTAAGGCGATgtgactgaaaacaaaatgactctcatttgggacttgagtcaagtctacgtTACGTAAAAATATTCACCACTTCTTCACTCTATAATAATATTCCTTAGAGGGCGCTCATACCTCATAGTACTTGTACGTATCTTTCTTTTCCGCTTCCTTTGCCACTTCGACCTTAATTTCCACAGGAGGTTTGAGACCCTTTCTCGGCTTCTGTCTTGGGTTGGCATGCTTGGCTGTCTTGGGACGAACTTTGCGGCCGTTCTGTTTACCAAGTAAAGATAGGACAAAATAGCTGTAAGACATTTAGAACTGCACAGGTTTTGGTGTCAGGCCACTTCTAACATTTCGTACCCGTGtgtcgatttcacgaagagttaggactagtcctttaggactatagtcctgagagatattaaaacttaaggctagtccttaagtacatgtagtacgaTTAattcgtccttactcgagataagacttatAGTcataactctttatgaaatccacccggggtcgatttcacaaaagatAGTACACTGTACTAAACTTTGGACTAGTCTAAGGAGCTATTCAAAACCTAAGGGTAATCCTAAGTTTGGATAGGGAGCAAATATTCTGTAtattattgctccatggttaggatgagttactcgtcttatctctttgtgaaatccacccctgaccACTTATGTATTACTTGAAAGACAATGATGAAGTGATAACAATAGATTATTCATTTCGAaccagccattttgttttcttactttaGGTGTTGAGACTGGCGTGTTGCCTGCTGCTGGGCTAGCGGATGGAGCTTGTATCTTATCTTTGGTTTCTGATTTTGAACCCTTCCCCTTCAACGCTTTCAGCTGAAAATGTAATTAATAAAGaaatcacataattataatGGTAATTATATACTATAACTTATAAGCATTTAAAACTGTGTTAATATGCAtgcaaattgatttttattgaaacttacatgaatgttaaaatcaacaacaaacgCATATAAATGTTTTATGTGTTTTTCTCACAAGATCAAAAACACGTTCGAAGCATTGCATTGCATTACATTAATTTCAATACGCGTaatttttggagggggggggcgTGCAATAGGTTTGAGACAGAATTTCTTGAATTAATCTTGAATTGAAGTTCATGAAGCAAAGACATTTGTTTGCAGTTGTATTCATAAAGGTATATCTTTTGGGAAGTTTTCAAATGCAATACAAGTTTCTACAACGGTGTGATTTTGTAGTGCATTCTCAGTCAGTCAGTTGTATTTGACTCAATCGTGGTTTGAACAAGAAACTTGACGATTTTCAAAAGGCCTTTACACAAAATTGAGTCACGAAGTTTAATCCAATAATAATAGCTACATTTTCCCGTGTATATAACAGAGCAAAGTGTTGTGCAACATAgtatgtatcagttgctactcaaaaatcaccatTTATTTTTGCTACTCAATTAGCATTCTGTGTGCACAAAATCTGCTATGCAAAAGTGCTGATGAAATCATTCGATGAGAAactattcattatttttatatgCAGAAATTACAGCAAAATCGTATTGCCATTGATTAGTTATCAAATGTAAATACATATCAGATGACCAGTGCGAtagtaatatttgtataacgGTGACAGGTTCTGTGTTGCTATGGGTTTGTACGCAAAAAAACTAGTCCCTATTTATTTACATTGACTGCACGTACGTCTAATAACATAATGggaaaggtttttaaaaacgcCTCcatcaaaaaaaattaaaacaaattatacaatgtGATTTTATCATAAGTGGGCTTTTCGACATTTTGAAGAGGATTTATGTTATTAGATGTCCCTACCGGCGCCCGCGATTGTATCAATatcaatataaaacaataataaattgtTATACCTCCGTCTCCAATTTGTCAATTTTCTGGTAAAGTTCGAAAGATGTACTCATGGCACTATTTAGGGCCTTTTCTTTCTCATCCAATGCAGTTTTCAACGCTTCCTTGTCTCTTAGTAAAAGAACGAACTCCGAGGTTTTCTGTGTGCGTGTTTGGTCCCCACCCTCCGGGGCTTCGGTGCCATTTCCCCCGGTATCAGCCATCCTGAGCTCTGGTGGTCACCGAATACAATGTAGTCCGGTTTCGTAGGAGTTTCTCTAAACCGGTTCCAATCGACTTTTCCTAATGTGTCCGAAACGGAATGTGTACTTTTAGAAGACCTTTTTCGGCAATCCTCAAAGTTCAATTCCCTTTTCTCTCTTGTGTCATTGATATTCCGCTGGTGTCACTGATGTTCCTCTGGCGTAACTGATGTACCTCCTGTGTTACTGATGTTCCTTTAGTGTCATTGGTAATTCATTGTTGTGTCGCGGCTGATATTCATGGTGTCACGATGCTCCACTGGTGTCACTGCTGTTCCTCTGGTGTCACTGATGCTCCAC includes the following:
- the LOC117298627 gene encoding uncharacterized protein LOC117298627, translating into MADTGGNGTEAPEGGDQTRTQKTSEFVLLLRDKEALKTALDEKEKALNSAMSTSFELYQKIDKLETELKALKGKGSKSETKDKIQAPSASPAAGNTPVSTPKNGRKVRPKTAKHANPRQKPRKGLKPPVEIKVEVAKEAEKKDTYKYYEEIAQTYPDLKLSVLLVAEKKFVQADSNKDGTIDADELDRILESSSLLFTKQQVRDIVKQIDADGSSDLDFMECLAVIDRLHRNKKSNLPTALEQNKSTVCSIQ